Genomic window (Onychomys torridus chromosome 5, mOncTor1.1, whole genome shotgun sequence):
TGGTGAATTTctgagtcctaggccagcctgatgtacgtAACAAGCTGCAGACCAACCCATCTATAGGCTATATAATGTGACATTGtgccctctgcccccacctccaccccacttcCCAAAAACCCAAAATCTTTTTTGTCCTTGGGTAAAGGGGGCTCTCCGTGGAAAAGATTAAAAACTCTGATGAGGGCATAGCAGTTAACTCCTGAGTCCATGTCGTTATGACATGACAAGAGGCCAATGACAGTGTCTGCTTCAGAGAGAAGCTGGGAGAACAGTGGAGTCCAGTAGAACACAGGGCTGGCATGCAGAAACCACAAAGTAAGTGTGAAAAGATTACGACTCTCAGTCACATTTGAGGACCCAGAAGGAACTGGACTCAAGAGTCTGCTGGTAGTCTCTCTGCAGACCTCTCAGCTGGGCCTTGCTTCCCCCCTGGGGCTGATCCAGAAAATTCTGCAGAGCACAAAATGTTTCCCACCTTCTGGTACCCTACTCCCTAAACATCTGCCTTCAATCTTGAAGGCCATAAAATAATTCAAGAGAGAGCCACGGAAACAGCCTGGGAATCTAGGTGACGCTCATggtatcctggatctcactgcccctccccccaggtAACCAAAGGGCAAAATCTCCAGGTGCTCATACTAAATAGGGTACCTCTGAAAAATGAGAGGGTTTTTGGCTCACATGTAGGGTATTTAGAAGTGAGTTAGTAATCTCCAGGGCCCCTATACATCACCCACAAGTATCCAACTGCCTCTGGCCTCAGCCCTTTGTGTATCTACAGATACCCAAGGCTCAGTTTGTCTACATAAGACCTCTGTTCCCTTGCCTGGCTGTAGCAACAAGACTCCAGACCTACATCTTCTTCCTAAATCTACTTCCTGGCCATCTGGAACAGAGATCTTATTTGCTCATGACCACACCATGTTCTCTTTTGCCCATAAAATGAAGTTCACGAGGCCACATGCGGGTAAATGCAACTCTGTATTGACGCTGTTCTCAAAAGCACAGATTTTGCATTTAAGCCTGAGTTTAAGTGTTGAGGCCGGACCTGAGAAGACTCTTAGTTCCCGTTCCCTTGAAGGTTAAATGGTAATAATCAGACCTATTAAAAGGAGTTGTCATGAGGCTTCTGCACCCAACTCAGAGCTCAGAACACAAGACGTCTGGAGGCCAGTGCATGGAGTGAAGGACACTCTGGGAAGAAGATGTCCGCCAGGACTGAGGAGGATGATGAGACCAACTTTGGACATGTTGAGTGCAAGCGCCTTATGGTGTCCAAGGGAGGCATCCAGGGCAGCTGGATGCGTGGGCCTGGAGTCAAGAGGGAGGCCTTGGCTGGAGAGCCAGAGTGTGGGTGTTGCCAGCATGTGAGTAGGAAGATGAGCTCATGGGTGGAGGAGGTACGTGTGAGGCCTCCACAACCAGACGCTCATCCACACAGAAGACAAGTTTATGAAGAAGACTGAGGGCAGAGAGCTGGGAGGGAAACCAGGATCAAAGAGAGACAGGGCTGGGTAGTCaagagaggccagaagaacagTAGCTTTGAGGAGACTGAGACAGCTGAAGGCAGATTCTTAGGCGGTCCGGGGAGGTCAGGAGTGGGAGCTGACCCTGGGCTAACCTGGGAAAATGGAAAGGAACAGTGGCGATAACTTCAGCTAAGAATGGCTGAGAAGAGAGGAGGGCACGAGAACAACGCCCGAGGAAAAGGACGCAGGACTGACTGCCAGGGGGAGAGGCTGCTGGGAAGTGACCAGTGGTCATGGCCGATCTGTGGTCCAAGTACGGGGCCTGGTACCCAGTAGCAAGCCAATAAAAATTGCTatattggggttggggagatggctctgtgggtaaagtgtgCAAGCAAGAAGACCCCAGTTTAGTTTTCGAGAACCCACACAAAGGCTAGGATTGGTAGTGAGTCTAGAACTCCAGTGCTCAGAGTGGTAGAGACAGGTGAGccccagccagtctagctgaattggtgagcaccaggctcagtgagagaccctgtctcggagaataaggtggagagacaTAGAGGATGACATCtagtgttgacctctgacctctggcctccacatgtacacacaagtgaCTGAGAATGTTGCTCAGTATCAGAGTGCATGCCTGGTATGCACATCAGAATGGAAATACCCCCATATGGAAAGAAATTTGCTGTCTTTGACAATAGTGTGAGGTGAGGTCTAGAACATGATAAAAGAACTagtcagggatggagagatggctcaggggttaagagcactggctgctcttccagagatcctgagttcaattcccaacacccacatgatggctcccaaccatctttaatgagatctggtgccctcttctgatataCTAGTCATTGGCAGGAAATGGAGTACTCTGCCACTGtgccagagaagagaaagagtgtGGGAGTATCATATAGGGTAGGGCTCCCTAGGATTGGGCTGCTTCTGAGTCAGACCACAGAGGAAAAATAAGTTCTGAGTGAATGTCTGGCTCCAGGAATATCGCTTTTACAGCTGCACCCTCCCAGAAAGCCAGCAGATGGTGCCAGTGAGTCACTGGTCACCACAGCAGAGAGCAACCAGCCTTCTAGTTACTGACCCTTGATCGTCCAGAGCCCGGGGCATGCAATGGTTGACTAACCAGGTTTCTGATCAAAGGGGTGAGattggggctgggagatgggacaAAAGATTAAGACCGTGGTCTGAGTGCATGGGACCAGAAGGCTCTGGTAGCTCCACTGTGGTTACCCTCCACTAACTTGCCTTATCTACTAGGGTTCCTGCCCTTGGCCCATtccacccaccccccactcctctCCCATGGAGTCCCCTACCAGGCCAGATTCCTGATTGTGACACCAGGTTGGTTCTCTACCCCAGGACAAGCTTAACCTGGCACCAGGCCTCAGACAGGGCTGGGCCGGCCCCTCCCAGTTGTGACTATCTGAAACACTTCACTTCTACctgagggggggaggggaaagggccGGTGGCTGAGGCCACAGAGTTAGAGTTCAGATCCTAGTGGAGGCTCTGTGGTCTCCTGACTTAGGAAATGGGATGtttggggcagggtgggaggcgggggtggggggttggtgAGGGGGAGAATCAGGTGTCGAATAAATGGGGCAGGTAGTCCAATCTCATCAAGGCTCGGAATAGATCCGCCTCAAGTGGTACACCAACGAGAAGCAGCTGAGCCGTCCTGTACTCCACAGCCAAAGGCAATTTCCTCTACCCCATCTACCCAGGCCAGTCTCTCTCCCACCCAGTCCTGGGCTCTTCATCttgcttccctttctcttctctttctaccCTTGTTCTAGGTGCAGGGTCTGTGACAAGCTTGGCAGTCCCCCAGGACTCTTCCCTTCTCGGGGGAGGTACGTAGAGGGGCTGAGACTGGAGACCCTGTACCTGGAGTCTAAGGAGGGTCCGTCCAgtcttctgggggtggggggggctgcAATAACTTTCACAGTTAATGTAAGGAACACTCCTCTCTTCTGGACCTGGACAATCGACTCAGGACAGGAGAAGTTGGTGGTTTTGGAAAAGGATTGTTTCTCTGAATTTCTAGAAGCAAGATGACTCAGACAGAAGAGCTATAGGAAACACGCATaccacatgcacacctacacGCGTGCACATATAAGGTCATGACACGGGAAACAGAACCCCAAGGACACAAGTGcgtagaaaacaaaaacaaacaaccacacaaggccacatctccaagGTCAGGCATATACACCTTACTCAGGCAAATCCTGCCACCCAGGTCAGGGTTCGACCATCGTCTATATTTACAGAGGGAAGTGTACATGGAAGTGCATGAATGGCTGAGTGGAGATGGGTCTCCACCCAGAGTTCCTCCCCACAAGGGGGTCTGGACTCCAGCTCCTTCTTGGAGATTTTTCTGACCCATCATGAACCCATGCCTGGATGAAGAGTGGCTTTGGAAAGGGTGTTTTCATGAAACTTTGGGACAGAGTCTGGATACAGGAGAGGGAATGGGCCACAGGACAGAGAGCTGTGATAAGGAGTCCATGGCCTCTCAGGACCCAGAAAAGACAGAGATGAGGTACTGGGTAAGGTCTGGAGATTCACAGAAGCAGGGATCTCCACTACCATGATTTGTGCCTACTCTCTGCATAGGGCCTGGCACCCAGCTATTGGCACTAACCCCCAATGCCTGCCAGAGCCCTGGCATGCATGTTAGGCACAGAGTGCCAGACacgggggtggcagagggtgccAGGCCACACACAAACAaggaccttcacacacacagggagggaagTGCACCCACACACTACTTATTtcatcccctggggattcagggCAGCAGGTCAGGGACCACCCTGTCCTGACGCTTCTTCCAGGTGTTCCCATTAGCTTGGATCTTGGGAGAGGGTGGGTAAAGCAAAAGCAGAAGGGCGACTTTGCTGTTTCTTTGACGTTTCATTCgtacccacacacatactctTGTGTGGTTTCCCCAGTTCTGGACTCTGGAAGAAAGTGGGGGTAGAGTGGGGGGATAAAACAGAAACTCCCAAGAATCCCGGCCTAGAGGTCATCCTTCTCCCCTAGCTATGGCTGCGAACTGCTCAGACAGTGTGTGAGTGCACATTTGGGTGTGTGCACCAGGAACCTAAGGCCATGGCACCGCGGGTGTGGCCCGGAGCAGACTCTGGCTGGTTCCATGCGATGTTCTGGAAGTCATGGCAGCCATAGCGATATCAACGTGGAATACTTGAATGAAAGTTGGTgttggtgcatgtgtgtatgtgcgtgcgtgcgtgtttcgtgtgtgtgtgtgtgtgtgtgtgtgtgtgtgtgtgtaggtaggtattCTGGGGAAGCGTGAGCAGAGTGTGCACACCTGAGCACGGGAGGCTCCGAGCCCCTGGCGTGCCAGTAGGCGCGCAGGAGTGAATGAGATGCAGGGTACAGGGTTGGGCAGCCTGGCCCTTTCCTCTGGCGAAGCCGGCGACTGACGGCTCCGCCTCATGCAACAACTTGGGACTTTGTTCCGGCTTCTTCGAAAGCGGATCTAgccgagggggggggggggggggggggcacctgcCTGGCGGGGGGTGCCGAGATAGAAGTATAGGAAAGCCCACCCCAGCCCCGCCTCCGCCCCGCCCCCACTCCGCCTTCGGGGAGCTTTATAAGCTGGGTCCGAGGGCCGGCAAAGAAAGCGAGTATCCCTCCCACCCCAGGCCGTGATTTCTCTACACTCCGTGTCCTGGCCCCGAGTCCCTCTCCGCGCTCCCCAACCcggcccccgccccgccccagccccggcccggcccggccccgcAGTCATGGAGCGCTGGCCTTGGCCGTCGGGCGGCGCCTGGCTGCTAGTGGCGGCCCGCgcgctgctgcagctgctgcgcTCAGACCTGCGTCTGGGCCGCCCGTTGTTGGCGGCTCTGGCGCTGCTGGCCGCGCTGGACTGGCTGTGCCAGCGCCTGCTGCCCCCGCCGGCGGCACTCGTGGTGCTAGCTGCTGCCGGCTGGATCGCGTTGTCCCGCCTGGCGCGCCCTCCTCGCCTGCCCGTGGCCACTCGCGCGGTGCTCATCACCGGTGAGTGCGCGGAGCGCAGGGACTCCAGGCTGGAGGGCGGGACCGCACACCTAGAGGGTTTCCCTTGGGCACCATCAAGGCGGACTCCGCAGCTCTGAAGTGAGTGAGAGTCCTCTCCGAGATGCaagagcgagcgagcgagagaAAGCGCCAAGTAGGAAGCTCTGGGCACCTCACCAAGTCCCGGTTAACTACCCGCGGCTGCGGGGAGTGTTGAAGGGAAAGTTAGGTAGAAAGTGGGCAGGTGCTCAAAGAAAACTAGTGACTAAGAAGGAGAGACGGAGTTTATGCTGTGCTCTTCCCTAAGAGACCAGGTGTGGAGCAGAGGACAGTACTCTTAAAAGGACTACAGAAGACCTGAGAAGGGAGAATGCCATCCCTTGAACTCTGCCTGGCATCTCCACATCACTGGAACACACTATCTGCTGTCCTGTGGAGACAGAGCTTAGATGCGAGTTCTGCAACCCCTGACCTCCACTGGCTGGAATCCCTGGAGTTCAGAACCGCCTGAGGTCACAGCAGCTGGATAGTAGCTGCTGCTTAGATGCAGCTATCCCATTGCCCAAACTGCAGCATTCTGCACCTAGTACTTCATCCTGCCTAGTCTTGGGTGCCGGGGAAAGAGGCCTTGCAGAGCTGGACTCAGGTGTCTCTGGTGCCTGACTGTGCTCTCTTTGTCTGGAGCAGGGAATAAATCTGTCatcagagggaggggagggggaggagggccGCAGACCCAGcaggaaatggggagggggaggaaggccAGGGGGCATTGGTCCATTACATGGGAGGAGGGGCAaccttgtccccccccccccaaccaccaTGGCTTCTCAGAGATCTTGGTCCTTTATGGGTGGTCTGTATGATCGGATGGGGCTGGGAGAATTTAGGAGGAAATCCTTGGGGAGAgctgggtggagacaggtggaatATGGAAGGTGTCTTGGATCACAGAAAGGGTGTGGGACAAAGGCTTAGGACAATAAGCACATGATTTGGGAAGGGTATAAGAGTCAATAACCAGTCTGGCTGTGGGGGTGTGGTGGGATGTGAAGTTTCCTTGGGTAGAGGAGGGTAGTATAGAGGCTTATGGCTTCAACAGAGGGGGTGGGGATCAAGCAAGGTGGAAGAGATTTCCAGGGTGAGTGTGAAGCCTCAGggaaccccagttccaggaggttCAGGAAGGAAAGCTACCAAGCTCTCTTGGAGTGAAATGAGAACTAGCTTGTAGAGTAGAACAGATCCCTTCCTGCCCTCTGCTCTGTGAAGGACTTCACCAGGTCCTAGGCCATCAGGTTCTACTGGCCCAGTTGGTCAGTGGTCCCTAAGATCTCACCTCAGGTCTTTGGTGCTAGTACTTCTAGTCTTGAGCCCGAGCAGGTGACCTGAGCTTCCTTTAGCTCCTCAAAGCTCTGTGTTTGGGAGTGAGGATTGCCCAGCCTACTCCTAAGGCCGGAAGTTGGCTTCTAGCTTCCCAATGCCTGCAAATTTGGGGGTTTTCCCAGGCTGCAAGGCACTTAAGTAACCGGGTCCTGCCCCACCTGCCAAAAACACCTCACCTTATGCCTGCAGAGCTGGCCCTCATTTCTCCCTAAGAGAAACAAACAGCCCAAGAGCTGTTTGTCAAATCTactccacaaactcagccctggAGTTGAGTTTGGGCCACGTGGTATGGTATCTTGTGTGCATGCACGGGTATATTTTTGTGCTGATCGGTGACAGGGGTCAAGCTCATGTGTGAACATCCAGGCAGGTTAGGGATGTTTGCAGGTGAGCAAGAGAGTCAGATGTGGGTGACTGTTGGGACCCCAGAGCTGAAGCTTTGGTAGGCTTTAGTGGAGTGCTATCTGCTGCTGAAGGGAGCAGAGGcaagtgtgtgtatttgtgcacattCCCCTCCCCCAGTCAGATCTGCCTGAGAAGGACCCCTCAACACTGGCTGGCAGGCCCCAGCCACACAAAGACCAGTTTGCAGCCCCCTGCCCAGCTTTGTTCTCCTCTCAGCATAGGGGgcggggctgagacaggagggtgcTGTTTGTCCAGGAGAGGGGAAGCCGAGCTGCAAAGCAGCTTTTCTGCTTAGCAGGACCTCAGGGCTGGCGGGCTCCACAGCACCTCCTCCTTCActggccctcctcctccttcactggcCACCCACAGAGCCAGGATCAGAATGGAAACCATCAAGGAAGCAAGGGCTTATCAGTACCAGGGACCCCCACACTGGGGCCTTGCCTGGTGGTTCTTATCTCTGCATACCAAGGACAAGAAAATGAAGCCTCCATGAGTGGTAGCTGACCTCAGGTCACACTTAGTGGTGTGGGAAGGGATTCCAGCGCAGGTCTGTTTTCTTCACTTACCGTGCCTGGTTCTTGTCCTGAGAGGGAAATGGTCTGGGGCTCAGCAAACATGTATGCCCCAAAGTCAGTGATTGGAATTCCAAGGGCAGATTTCAAGGGGAAGTTGGGAATGGAGCTCCAATTGAGCCTGGAACAATAGTAGGGGTTGAGGCTGAGAGGATGATGTCTTCAGAGAGCTGTGGCTTTATTCTAAGGCACACAGGACCCTAAGGAAGAACACGCCTCTGGGAATTAGCAGCAGCAGAGTgctactgtctttttttttggagctgaggatcaaacccagggccttgcacttgctaggcaagcgctctatcactgagctaaatcctcaacccctcatttttaaaaaaatttccctcTGGCTTAGGAAGTAGATTCATGAGATAAGATGGGACCAGACtatgtctctgtttcttctaTAAAGTAAGATTTGTCAGTCACATTTGATGGGTTACAGAAAATCAGGGAGAAGACAGCTATCACAGAATTGATGCTCAGGGCTCAGCCAAGAGGAACAACTTATAACATACATTTATTtgtaaggaaggagggagggctgaGTGTTCAAGACCTTAGATTCTACCCAGATACTGGTTGTTAGTTATTTTGCGCTAGAAACAAGTCCCGGTGATCCTTGGTTTGTCTAAGGCTGGGCTGGGCCATTGTGGGAATTCATTGGCTATCTTACCCTGGATAGGTTGTGACTCTGGTTTTGGCAAGGAGACAGCTAAGAAACTGGATGCCATGGGCTTCACGGTGCTGGCCACTGTGTTGGATTTGGACAGCCCTGGTGCCCTAGAACTGCGTGCCTGCTGTTCCCCTCGCTTAAAGCTGCTGGAGTTGGACCTGACCAAGCCAGAGGACATCAGTCGAGTGCTGGAATTCACCAAGgctcacaccacaggcactggtcAGCAGATGTGGCTCTATTAGGGCTGGGCACGGCTGGGTGAGTGTGAGGGAGGCAGGGATTGCATGTTTGCTATCAGCTGAACTGAACCTTCCCTCCTGCTTTTGTGCCCTCAGGCCTGTGGGGTCTGGTTAACAATGCTGGCCTCAACAGCATAGTGGCCGATGTGGAGCTGTCTCCAGTGGCAACTTTCCGAAACTGCATGGAGGTGAACTTCTTTGGTGCACTTGAGCTGACCAAGGGCCTCCTGCCACTCCTGCGTCACTCAAGGGGGCGTATTGTGACCATTGGCAGCCCGGCAGGTAAGTGCCCTTCCACTCTGAGGCACAGCAGTAAAGGAGAAGCTATCAGGTGAGGGATGATCTGGGGAAGTCCTGGCCAAGGCTGAGCAGCCTCTCCCCTTCCTACCTCAGGAGACATGCCGTACCCCTGCCTGGCAGCCTATGGAACCTCCAAGGCTGCCGTGGCACTGCTAATGGACACATTTAGCTGTGAACTGCTTCCCTGGGGTATCAAGGTCAGCATTATCCAGCCTGGCTGCTTCAAAACAGGTGAGAGTTCAACTTTGGGGTGGGACAAGCATGTGGCCTGGGGGTGTGGTCTGAGATCTAGTGTGACTTGGGTTATAGACATAGTTCACACTAAATGGCTcctccagctgctgcctgctGACCTTGCCGTCCCTTCTTCAGAGTCGGTGACCAATGTGAACCTCTGGGAGAAGCGCAAGCAGCTGCTGCTGGCCAACCTGCCTGGAGAGCTGCTGCAGGCCTATGGCGAAGAATACATCGAGCACTTGCATGGGCAGTTTCTGCACTCGCTCAGAATGGCAGTGCCTGACCTCAGCCCAGTCGTAGATGCCATCACTGATGCACTGCTGGCAGCTCAGCCACGCCGCCGCTATTACCCAGGCCGTGGCCTGATGCTCATGTATTTTATCCACCACTACCTGCCGGAAAGCCTACGACGCCGCTTCCTGCAGAACTTCTTCATCAGTCCCCGTCTGCCCCGAGCACTGCGGTCTGGCCAACCTGGCCCTGCTCCTGCTTAGGACACACCCCAGGACCCAAACCCTTCCCTAGTGGCAGCTCGGTGAGCCACAAATGGCCTAAGTACTCCAGCAAAAGAGGCTCCATGAGCCCTTGACCCTTTTCCCTAGCCATTATAAACCCCTCAACCTTGCCCTAGAACAGCAGTTTttaacctgtgggtcgtgactccTTTGACAAATTTCTATgtccaaaaatatttaattataattcacaacagtagcaaaattagttataaagtagcaacaaaagtaattttatgataTGGTTCCatatcatgaggaactgtattaaagggtcacagcattaggaaggttaagaacctcTGCCCTGGAGTCTGTGTTAAGAAAAGCCCAGACTCTGCTGCTGATGCCTGGTCCAGGCCCGGGAAGCTGA
Coding sequences:
- the Hsd11b2 gene encoding corticosteroid 11-beta-dehydrogenase isozyme 2, which produces MERWPWPSGGAWLLVAARALLQLLRSDLRLGRPLLAALALLAALDWLCQRLLPPPAALVVLAAAGWIALSRLARPPRLPVATRAVLITGCDSGFGKETAKKLDAMGFTVLATVLDLDSPGALELRACCSPRLKLLELDLTKPEDISRVLEFTKAHTTGTGLWGLVNNAGLNSIVADVELSPVATFRNCMEVNFFGALELTKGLLPLLRHSRGRIVTIGSPAGDMPYPCLAAYGTSKAAVALLMDTFSCELLPWGIKVSIIQPGCFKTESVTNVNLWEKRKQLLLANLPGELLQAYGEEYIEHLHGQFLHSLRMAVPDLSPVVDAITDALLAAQPRRRYYPGRGLMLMYFIHHYLPESLRRRFLQNFFISPRLPRALRSGQPGPAPA